Part of the Halomarina litorea genome is shown below.
GCGACCCGCGGCGCTTATGTCCCGACGCCCCGCGGGAGGGCACATGTCACTCGCCGCCGCGGCCCGCGACGCCGTCCGGGCCCGACCGTTCCTCCACGACGCCCTCCGCGCGGGCGTCGTCAACTACGCCGCCGCCGCCCGGCTGCTCGCCGAGGAGTCAGACGCGCTCGCCGACGCCGACGAGGAGACGGTCACCGCCGCGCTCCGACGGTTCGCGGGGGAACTGGACGAGTACGAACCGCCCCGTGGAGACGCCCGCGTCTCGATGAAGAGCGGCCTCGGCCCCGTCGAGAGCAACGGGGCCGACGAGAGTGACGACTCTCTCCTCCGGGTCGGCGGGACGACTCTCGCCGACGGCGGGTCGCTCACGGGCATCCTCGCGTCGGGTACCGTCGACGCCCCGCTACTGGCGAACGTCGTCGGCCGACTGGAGGCCGCCGACGTACCGGCGACGGCGGCGGGCGTCGCGGGGGACTCTCTCCTCGTCGTGGTCGAACGCCGCGACGGGCCGACGGCGCTCCGAATCGTCGAGGACGTGCTCTGAGCCAGTCAGACTCAGACTGACTCCACGCGGAGGCCGTCGTCGGGCGCACAGGCGTAGACGTCCGCTTCCCTCCCCGTTCGCTCGGGGTACTCGCGGTCGACGGCCTCCCGGAAGGCGTCGACCGTGTCCGGGCGGACGAGGGCGACGACGCTCCCGCCGAACCCGCCGCCGGTCATCCGTGCCCCGTAGACGCCCTCGATCCCGCCGGCAATTTCTACGACCGCGTCCAGTTCCGCACAGCTCACTTCGTAGTCGTCGCGCAGGCTCGCGTGGGAGGCCCACATCCGGTCGCCCGCAGTCTCGTAGTCCTCCCGTCGAAGTGCGTCGGCCGCCTCGCGCACTCGCTCGTTCTCCCGGACGACGTGGCGACACCGCAGTTCGACGGTCTCGGGGAGCGAGGGAGCCACGCGCGCGAACGCCTCCGGGGTGACGTCGCGGAGGGCGTCGAAGTCCCTGTCGAGTTCGGCGGCCAGCAGTTCGACCCCGCGCTCACAGGTCGCCCGTCGCTCGCCGTAGGCAGAGTCGGCGAGTTCGTGGTGGACGTTCGTATCGACGGCCACCAGTCGCGCCCGGTCGGCGTCGAGGGGGACGTACTCGGCGTCGAGGCTCCGACAGTCGAGTTCGAGGGCGTGGTCCGCCCGTCCGAAGACGGTGGCGAACTGGTCGAGGACACCACAGGAGACGCCGACGAACTCGTTCTCGGCACGTCGGCAGGTCCGCGCGAGGTCCGTCGGGTCGGGGACGACTTCAGCCAACTCACACAGCGCGCCCGCGACGGCGACTTCCAGCGCCGCCGACGAGGCGAGACCCGCGCCGGGTGGGACGTCGCTGGCGATAGCGAGGTCCGCCCCGGGCGTCGAGACGCCCTCCTCGCGGAGCGCCCACGTCACGCCCGCGACGTAGTCCGTCCACGTCCCAGTGGAGTCGCCGTCGAGGGGGACGACGCGTTCCTCGTCCGTCGCCTCCGAGGAGACGCGCAGTCGGTCGTCGTCCCTCTCTCGTGCGGCGACGGCGGTTCGGCGGTCGATGGCGGCGGGGAGGACCCAGCCGTCGTTGTAGTCGGTGTGGCCGCCGACGAGGTTGACACGGCCGGGTGCGCTCGTGGTGCAAGCGGGCGGGTCGAACCGCTCGGCACATTCGCGGTGCGCCCGTTCGACGGGAGGGGCGGTGCTGGTCACACGGGGCGTCGGGGTGCCTCGCTGTTAGGTGGCACGCCTGGGGCGCGAGGCGCTCTCACGGTTCCGACGGATTGAAACGCGCCTCCGTGGAACTCCCACCGATGACCCTACGCGTGACCAACACGCTCTCGGGCGAACGGGAGGCCTTCGAGCCACAGGACGACACCGTGCTCCTCTACGTCTGTGGCCTCACCGTCTCCGACCCCGCCCACCTCGGCCACGCACGCCTCTGGACGCACGCCGACGTGGTCCACCGCTGGCTCTCGCACGTGGGCTACGACGTGCGACACGTCGAGAACATCACGGACGTAAACGAGAAGATCGTCGCCCGCATCGGCGAGGCCGGCGACGACGAGGCCGACGTCGCGCGGACCTACACCGCCGAGATACTGGAGAACATGCGCGCGCTGAACCTGAAGCGCGCGGAGGTGTACCCCCGCGTGACCGAACACGTTCCCGAAATCGTCGACCTCATCGAGACGCTCGTGGAGGGCGGCCACGCCTACGAGTCCAACGGGTCGGTGTACTTCGACACCACGACGTTCGAGGAGTACGGCAAACTCTCGAACCAGTCCATCGAGGACCTCGAATCGCAGGGGCCGGACGACGAACGCTCGGAGAAGCGCAACCCGACCGACTTCGCCCTCTGGAAGGCCGGCGGCGTCCCCGCGAGCGACGTCGCGGAACACCGTCACGAGGGGGCGGCCCCGGCCGAGGAGGCCTCCGAGGGTGCCCAGACGTGGGACTCGCCGTGGGGCGAGGGCCGCCCCGGGTGGCACATCGAGTGCTCCGCGATGAGCATGACGCACCTCGGGGAGACGCTGGACATCCACATGGGCGGGCAGGACCTCGTCTTCCCGCACCACGAGAACGAGGTGGCCCAGAGCGAGGCGGCCACGGGTGAACCGTTCGCCCGATACTGGCTCCACGTCCGCCTGCTGGAGATGGACGGCGAGAAGATGAGTTCGAGCCTCGGCAACTTCTGGACCGTCGGGGACGCCATCGCCGAACTCGGCGCGGACGTGGTCCGGACGTTCCTCCTCTCGACGGCCTACGACTCCCGGCAGACCTACTCCGAGGCCACCATCTCGGAGGCCGAGGAGCGCTGGGAACGACTCGACCGCGCCTACGAGCGGGCGACGGAGGCAGTAGACGGCCCCGACGCCTACGCCACCGTCACCGACGAGGCCCTCCGCGGGACCGTCGAATCGACCCGCGAGGCGTTCACCGAGGCGATGAACGAGAACTTCAACACCCGGGAGGCGATTGCGGCCCTCCTCGACCTCGGGCGGGCCGTGAATCGCCACGCCGACGAGTCCGAGTGCTTCGACTATCGAGGGTTGCGCGAGGCCGTCGAGACGTTCGAGGAACTCGGTGGGGACGTCCTCGGACTCGCCTTCGGTACCGAGGGGAGCGAGGGGGACGTCACCGTCGCGGGCGAAGTCGTCGAACTGGTCCTCGATCTGCGCGAACGGGAGCGCGCGGCGGGCAACTACGAGAAGGCGGACGGCCTGCGCGACGGGCTAGAGGCCCTCGGGGTCGAGGTAGAGGACACCGACGAGGGGCCGACGTTCCGCCTCCCCTGAGGCGGGGTCCCCCGTCGCCCTCGGCGCGGAGGCGTACCTTTTCCTCGGAGCGCCGTCAGAGCGGGGTATGAATCGCGTCCGTGCGGTCGGGCTCCTCGTCACGGGGCTCGCCCTCGTCGGGTACGTCGTCGGCGCCGAGGCGGCCTATCCGGGCCGCGCGCTCACCCTGACGGGGCTGATGGTGGGGGTGGCGCTCGTCGCCATGTCGGGAGGGTGGGGATGATACAGGTCGTCGTCTACAACCACGACGGGGTCCGGGTGGTCCCCGTCGACAGCGACGAGGACCTCGTCGCCGCCCGCGAGGCCGACGGGACGACGTGGGTCAGGGCGACCGAAGCCACCATCGACGAACTCGACCGGGTCGCCGACGCGTTCGGCATCCACCCGCTGGGGGTGGAGGACGTGGTTCGCAACGCCCGTCCGAAGACCGAGGAGTTCGCCGCCTACACGTTCGTCCTCGTCAAGGAGGCCGAACTCGCCCGCGGCGAGCAACCCTTCGACGAGGAGGTCCGCGACGAACCGGTCGGGGTCTTCCTGGGCGACGACTGGGTGTGTACGCTCTCGACGGAGGCGGTCTCCGCGGTCGACCGGGTGTGGACCGCGGTGGAACGCGGCGACGAGCGACTGCTCGAACGCGGGGCGGACTTCACCGCCTACCGCGTCGTCGACCGGCTCGTCGACGAGTACTTCGAACTGCTCGACCACGTCGAGTCCCAGATAGAGACCATCGAGGACGAGGTGCTCGTCTCGACGGGCATCGAGACGCTCGAACGCATCAACGGCGTCCGCCGCGACCTGCTCGCCTTCCGCAAGACGGCGTGGCCCACGCGCGAGGCCGTCGGCGTCCTCGCGCGCGGCGACCCCGACCAGATTCGCCGGGAGAACGAGAAGTACTACCGGGACGTCTACGACCACCTCGTGCAGGTCGTGGACCTCACGGAGACGTACCGCGACCTCGTTCGCGGCGCGCGAGACATCTACCTCAACACGGTCTCGCAGTCGACCAACGAGGTGATGAAGACGCTCACCGTCGTCGCCACCGTCTTCCTCCCGTTGACGTTCATCGCGGGCGTCTACGGCATGAACTTCGCCGACGGGGCGTACGCCATGCCGGAACTCGCCTGGCCGTACGCCTACCCCGCCGCGATGCTCGGGATGGGTCTCGTCGCCCTCGTCATGCTCGCGTACTTCCGCCGACTGGAGTACATCTGATGACGTCCGAGAGCGGCCCCGGCGGGTCGCCGGTGTCCCTGCAGGCCTGTCGTTCTTCTTCGCCCTCCGCGTATCGGGTCCATCGTCCGAATGACGCCCTGTGAGTACCCCCCGCCCGTCGAGGCGGGCGACCGTGTCGCCGTCCTCTCCCCGTCGCACGCCGCCCCCGCCGCCTTCGACCGCGGACTCGACCGACTCCGCTCGTTCGACGTCGACCCCGTGGTCTACCCCACCGCGCGCCGCGAGACGGAGTGGCTCCGGGACCACCCCGAGGAACGCGCCGCCGACCTCGAACGGGCGTTCGCCGACCCGTCGATTCGCGGCGTCGTCGCCACGATGGGCGGGAACGTCGCCGTGCAGGTGCGCTCCCGACTCGACCTCGACGTCCTCGAACGCAACCCCACCCGCTTTCTCGGGGGCAGCGACAACACCCACCTCCACTCGCTGCTCACGCGGTGCGGGCAGGTCTCGCACTACGGGGGCCAGCTCTTCCCGGACCTCGTCGCCGACGACGAGATGCACCCCTACACCCGCCGGCACGTCCGGCGGGCGCTCCGGTCGACCTCGCACGGGCAGGTCGACCCCGCCGACGAGTGGACCGACGAGTACGCGGACTTCGAGGAGGGGACGGTCCGGTCGTGGTACCCCGGCGACGGCTGGACGTGGCACCTGCCGGGTGCCGACGAGACTCCGGTTCGCGGCCCCCTCGTCGGGGGATGCCTGTCGATGCTCCGGATGCAACTCGCCCTCGGGGCCCCCGGCCCCCTCGCCGACCCCGAGGGCTGTGTCCTCGTCGTCGAGACGTCCGGGGAGACGCCGCCGCCGGCCGCCGTCGAGCGGTTCTTCACCGTCCTCGGCGAACGGGGCGCCCTCGGAAGCCTCGCAGCACTCCTCGTCGGCCGTCCCGAGACGCCCTCGCGGGACCCGGCCGAACGTGAGCGCTACCGGACGGCCCAGCGCCGGGCGGTCACGCGGACGGTCGATACCTACGCCCCGGACCTCCCGGTCGTCTTCGACCTCGACGTGGGCCACACCGCGCCGGTGTTGCCACTCCCCCTCGGTGCGACCACCGAGGTCGACCCCGGTGAACGGACCATCCGGTTCCCGTAGTCTGGACGGGACTCCCGACTCCGACCGCCGACTGCCTCCCGGCGCTTCGCCTACGCGCCCAGCGCCAGCGGCCCCATCAGCACGCCCATCAGGTGTGCCCGGCGGACGCCGAAGCGGACCGGGACCTGCCCGACGACGCCCGCGGCGGCCAGAATCCCGACGCCGAGGGCCCCGGCGAACAGGTACGAGAGCACGCAGAGCATCGCCAGCACGCCCAGCGAGAGGCGGGTGTAGTCCGCCCGACCCACGGTTTCGAGGTAGGCGTCCCCGAGGACGACGACGAGGGCGAACCCCGCGACCGCCGCCAGCGCCACCGCGCCGAGCAAGAGGGGGAGCGTCCCCCCGTCCGCGGGCACCCCCGTCTCCGACAGCGCGACGAGGACGCCCGTCCGGGGACTGCCGAGGGCGACGAGGGCGAACAGCGCGAAGATGGTGTTCGCGGTGTTGACGCCGCTGGTGGCGACGACGAACCCCCGCGCGCCGTACTTGCCGGGGACGGCGAGGAGCGCCAGCGTCGCCGCGACGGCGCTCGACACGCCGGGGAGGTAGCCCACCACCGCCCCCGCGAGCGTGCCCACCCCGCCCAGACCGGCGACTGCCCCGCGGGAGACGAACACGGGCGCGTCTTCCTGCGGCGGGACGCCCGCACCGCCGACGGCGTCGAGGAGGACGGGGACGCCGAACAGCCCCGCGAACAGCGGCGTGAGGACGCTCCCCGCCAGCGGGCCGCCGACGGGCAGGTCGAGCGTCAGGAGCCCGAGGGCGGCGCTGGCGGCGAACGCGCAGGCCCCGCCGAGTCGGGCCGGCCAGTCGCGTTCGGTGAGCACCAGGGCGAGGGCGGTCCCGCCGAGGACGACCGGGAGGTTCGAGCGGACTGTCGGGTACACTGCCGTGACCGCCTCCGTCACCGGTATCGCGAGGGGGACGGTGAGGACGACGGCGACGCCACTCCCGAGCGCCGAGAGCCGGAGCGCCTCCCTCCCTCGCCCTTCGAGGACGAGACGGTGGCCGGGGAGCGCCCCCGCGGCCATCGCCGGGTCCGGCACCCCGAGGGCGAGCGCGGGCACCACGTCGAGGAACGTGTGGACGACGCCCGCCGCGAGCATCGCACACCCGACGAGCGCGGGGGGGCCGGGCGCGTGCGGCGCGACCGCCGCCAGCAGGAGCGCCATGTTGTTCGCGTGGAGCCCCGGGACGAGACCGCTCGCGGTCCCCAGCACGCAGCCCCCGAGCGTGAACGCGAGCAGGGAGAGTGCGAACTCCGGGGCGACGGCGAGGCGAGGGTCCATCGCGCCGGAGTGGTCCCGTCACCGCACTTGAACTCACGGGTCGTCCGCGAGCGCCGGACGGTGCCGTCGCTCGGCGCGCGAAAGAACGAGAAGGTTCGCAGTCGGGACTGCGGCCGGAGCCGCGCGGTCCCGTTTAACCGAAGAGCTCGCCGAGGCCTTCGCCGGAGGCGTCGTCCTCCTCTTCCTCGTCGTCGCCGTCGTCGGCGTCGGCTTCCTCGGCCTCGTCGGCACCCTCGTCGGCTGCCTCGTCGGCCTCGCCGCCCGCGCTGGCACCGCCCGCGGCCCCACCGGCGGCGGGGACGGCGGCGGCCTGCTCGACGGCCTCCTCGATGTCGACGTCCTCGAGTGCGGCGACGAGCGCCTTCACGCGGGACTCCTCGACATCGACACCAGCGGCCTCGAGGACGCTGGTCAGGTTGTCTTCGTTGATCTCTTCGCCGGTCTCGTTCAGGATGAGTGCTGCGTAGATGTACTCCATTGGTTGAATTCCTCGTTGTTATCCGAACATCGCGCCGAGCGCGTCGCCACCGTCCTCGTCGTCGTCCTCGTCGTCGGTGTCGTCGGCGTCGGCTTCCTGGTCGTCTGCCTGTTCGTCCTCGCCCTCGTCGGTGTCGGTGGTCTCCTCGCCAGCCGTGTCGGGGGCGGCGAGGTCAGCACCGCGCAGTTCCTCCGGGAGCGCCTCCTCGTCGTCGATGAGGGCCGCGAGCGCGCGCATCTGCGCGTCGGCCTTGGCGACGAGGTCGTCCGCGATGTCGGGGCTCTCGATGGCCGCGAAGAGCCCGAGCGAGCGGGCCTCGTTGCTCGCCTTGGCGAGCAGGAGGTCCGCGGTGCGGGCCGTCGGGTAGACGGCGTTGACCGAGAGGTTGCGCCCGGCGGCGACCGCGCTCTCGATGTCGGCGCGGTACTCCTCGACGTCGATGGCGAGTTCCTCGGGGTCGAAGAACACGCCGTCGGAGTAGACGCCGCGGAGGTCGAGCCCGACCTCCTTCGGTTCGATGCCGAGTTCGCTCAGGACGTTCGACAGCTGTGCGTCGACCTCCTCGCCGGCCTCGAGGACCGTCGAGTCGGAGAGCACCTGGATGGAGCCGTCCTGGATGCGGGCGTCGGCACCCACCTGCTGGAGTTCACCCACGAAGGGACCGGGGTCGATGCCCGTGTCGCCCTCGGGGATGACGATGTCGTTGGGTGCGACTTCGCCGGCGTTGATGGGGGCGGGCGTCTTCGACTCCTCGAGCTGTTTGTACAGCCCGAAGGGGTTGTCGTTGGTCCCGATGAGACCGACCTGCCCCTCGATGTGTTCGACGAGCTGTTCGAGGCCGTCGTCGACCTCCTCCAGTGCGCGGACCATCAGCGTATTGCGCGAGACGCGCAGTTCCGCCGTGCCGTGCAGGTCCTTGCGCATGGCCTGGAGCTGCCGGCTGGGGATGCCCGCGAGGTTGACCACGCCGACGC
Proteins encoded:
- the corA gene encoding magnesium/cobalt transporter CorA — protein: MIQVVVYNHDGVRVVPVDSDEDLVAAREADGTTWVRATEATIDELDRVADAFGIHPLGVEDVVRNARPKTEEFAAYTFVLVKEAELARGEQPFDEEVRDEPVGVFLGDDWVCTLSTEAVSAVDRVWTAVERGDERLLERGADFTAYRVVDRLVDEYFELLDHVESQIETIEDEVLVSTGIETLERINGVRRDLLAFRKTAWPTREAVGVLARGDPDQIRRENEKYYRDVYDHLVQVVDLTETYRDLVRGARDIYLNTVSQSTNEVMKTLTVVATVFLPLTFIAGVYGMNFADGAYAMPELAWPYAYPAAMLGMGLVALVMLAYFRRLEYI
- the galK gene encoding galactokinase is translated as MTSTAPPVERAHRECAERFDPPACTTSAPGRVNLVGGHTDYNDGWVLPAAIDRRTAVAARERDDDRLRVSSEATDEERVVPLDGDSTGTWTDYVAGVTWALREEGVSTPGADLAIASDVPPGAGLASSAALEVAVAGALCELAEVVPDPTDLARTCRRAENEFVGVSCGVLDQFATVFGRADHALELDCRSLDAEYVPLDADRARLVAVDTNVHHELADSAYGERRATCERGVELLAAELDRDFDALRDVTPEAFARVAPSLPETVELRCRHVVRENERVREAADALRREDYETAGDRMWASHASLRDDYEVSCAELDAVVEIAGGIEGVYGARMTGGGFGGSVVALVRPDTVDAFREAVDREYPERTGREADVYACAPDDGLRVESV
- the rpl12p gene encoding 50S ribosomal protein P1, whose translation is MEYIYAALILNETGEEINEDNLTSVLEAAGVDVEESRVKALVAALEDVDIEEAVEQAAAVPAAGGAAGGASAGGEADEAADEGADEAEEADADDGDDEEEEDDASGEGLGELFG
- a CDS encoding DUF7523 family protein, translated to MSLAAAARDAVRARPFLHDALRAGVVNYAAAARLLAEESDALADADEETVTAALRRFAGELDEYEPPRGDARVSMKSGLGPVESNGADESDDSLLRVGGTTLADGGSLTGILASGTVDAPLLANVVGRLEAADVPATAAGVAGDSLLVVVERRDGPTALRIVEDVL
- a CDS encoding tripartite tricarboxylate transporter permease — encoded protein: MDPRLAVAPEFALSLLAFTLGGCVLGTASGLVPGLHANNMALLLAAVAPHAPGPPALVGCAMLAAGVVHTFLDVVPALALGVPDPAMAAGALPGHRLVLEGRGREALRLSALGSGVAVVLTVPLAIPVTEAVTAVYPTVRSNLPVVLGGTALALVLTERDWPARLGGACAFAASAALGLLTLDLPVGGPLAGSVLTPLFAGLFGVPVLLDAVGGAGVPPQEDAPVFVSRGAVAGLGGVGTLAGAVVGYLPGVSSAVAATLALLAVPGKYGARGFVVATSGVNTANTIFALFALVALGSPRTGVLVALSETGVPADGGTLPLLLGAVALAAVAGFALVVVLGDAYLETVGRADYTRLSLGVLAMLCVLSYLFAGALGVGILAAAGVVGQVPVRFGVRRAHLMGVLMGPLALGA
- a CDS encoding S66 family peptidase, which encodes MTPCEYPPPVEAGDRVAVLSPSHAAPAAFDRGLDRLRSFDVDPVVYPTARRETEWLRDHPEERAADLERAFADPSIRGVVATMGGNVAVQVRSRLDLDVLERNPTRFLGGSDNTHLHSLLTRCGQVSHYGGQLFPDLVADDEMHPYTRRHVRRALRSTSHGQVDPADEWTDEYADFEEGTVRSWYPGDGWTWHLPGADETPVRGPLVGGCLSMLRMQLALGAPGPLADPEGCVLVVETSGETPPPAAVERFFTVLGERGALGSLAALLVGRPETPSRDPAERERYRTAQRRAVTRTVDTYAPDLPVVFDLDVGHTAPVLPLPLGATTEVDPGERTIRFP
- the cysS gene encoding cysteine--tRNA ligase gives rise to the protein MTLRVTNTLSGEREAFEPQDDTVLLYVCGLTVSDPAHLGHARLWTHADVVHRWLSHVGYDVRHVENITDVNEKIVARIGEAGDDEADVARTYTAEILENMRALNLKRAEVYPRVTEHVPEIVDLIETLVEGGHAYESNGSVYFDTTTFEEYGKLSNQSIEDLESQGPDDERSEKRNPTDFALWKAGGVPASDVAEHRHEGAAPAEEASEGAQTWDSPWGEGRPGWHIECSAMSMTHLGETLDIHMGGQDLVFPHHENEVAQSEAATGEPFARYWLHVRLLEMDGEKMSSSLGNFWTVGDAIAELGADVVRTFLLSTAYDSRQTYSEATISEAEERWERLDRAYERATEAVDGPDAYATVTDEALRGTVESTREAFTEAMNENFNTREAIAALLDLGRAVNRHADESECFDYRGLREAVETFEELGGDVLGLAFGTEGSEGDVTVAGEVVELVLDLRERERAAGNYEKADGLRDGLEALGVEVEDTDEGPTFRLP
- a CDS encoding 50S ribosomal protein L10, which encodes MSAESERKTETIPQWKQEEVDALTETLSRYESVGVVNLAGIPSRQLQAMRKDLHGTAELRVSRNTLMVRALEEVDDGLEQLVEHIEGQVGLIGTNDNPFGLYKQLEESKTPAPINAGEVAPNDIVIPEGDTGIDPGPFVGELQQVGADARIQDGSIQVLSDSTVLEAGEEVDAQLSNVLSELGIEPKEVGLDLRGVYSDGVFFDPEELAIDVEEYRADIESAVAAGRNLSVNAVYPTARTADLLLAKASNEARSLGLFAAIESPDIADDLVAKADAQMRALAALIDDEEALPEELRGADLAAPDTAGEETTDTDEGEDEQADDQEADADDTDDEDDDEDGGDALGAMFG